From Chryseobacterium joostei, the proteins below share one genomic window:
- a CDS encoding VPA1262 family N-terminal domain-containing protein: MIEKLKKYYTKAIRTSLLAQDLISKNWIHLFSVIELQNEDEYPYSIPNDEWKKNFVRAKKSKLGDYNFYIVIDEINSVDDAISIFNAPFENYKINDEKIYFTNSSFIPEPTGKYPLILSPNFHGDGLASILPKRKSGILVWCQIDFERRVENQFISSSISKEMLALQSLTLDWLGFDIVQKREHLGNIYLSAPNPYFTDIDISLSLNPVGIFYKIYQRKNLFEPMIFRIIDKHGDAIALDKTFKIENTIGLIELPHEPNLFELRVYNQDNDLIAVHEPATFLKSIKFNTLIKNSDFHVKIETEKGSEEFTIEKFSDVNPFSIGNSEKLNSEYYFKDAENKRQHIRDEKSKEFIFYPGAKSDLEKNELKEKAKFSIREILNNAKDSCYICDPYFSEMDIIDYAFHIKNSNVQINILNSKQFISKIKAKKITEIIKNYNDKPFTDIVVRTLRGESIMHDRFIVVDKYIWFIGSSFNEIGNRATCIAKIPKASGTLIIKEIEKWFHSEEYSQNIVDYANELTNE; encoded by the coding sequence ATGATAGAAAAATTAAAAAAGTATTATACAAAAGCTATAAGGACTTCTCTTTTAGCGCAAGATTTAATTAGTAAGAACTGGATTCATTTATTTTCTGTTATTGAATTGCAAAATGAAGATGAATATCCATATAGTATTCCAAATGATGAATGGAAAAAAAATTTTGTTAGGGCTAAAAAATCTAAATTAGGAGATTATAATTTCTATATTGTTATTGATGAAATAAATTCAGTGGACGATGCTATTAGTATCTTTAATGCTCCTTTTGAAAACTATAAAATCAATGATGAAAAAATATATTTTACAAACTCATCTTTTATTCCTGAGCCTACAGGAAAATATCCTTTAATTCTATCTCCAAATTTTCATGGAGATGGCCTAGCATCTATATTACCCAAAAGGAAGTCGGGCATATTAGTATGGTGTCAAATTGATTTTGAACGTAGAGTTGAAAATCAATTTATATCATCAAGCATCTCAAAAGAGATGTTGGCTTTACAAAGTTTAACACTTGACTGGTTAGGTTTTGATATTGTTCAAAAAAGAGAACATTTAGGAAATATATATTTGTCTGCCCCCAACCCTTATTTTACAGATATTGATATTAGCCTTTCTTTGAATCCTGTCGGGATTTTTTATAAAATATATCAAAGGAAAAATTTATTTGAACCTATGATTTTTAGGATCATAGACAAGCATGGTGACGCTATAGCTTTGGATAAAACTTTTAAAATTGAAAATACAATTGGATTAATAGAGCTTCCGCATGAGCCTAATCTGTTTGAATTAAGAGTTTATAATCAAGATAATGATTTGATAGCTGTGCATGAACCGGCAACATTTTTAAAAAGTATTAAATTTAACACCTTAATAAAAAATAGTGATTTTCATGTAAAAATCGAAACAGAAAAAGGTAGTGAGGAATTTACAATAGAAAAATTTTCTGATGTCAATCCTTTTTCGATCGGAAATTCCGAAAAATTGAATTCCGAATATTATTTTAAAGATGCGGAAAATAAAAGGCAACACATACGAGATGAAAAATCTAAAGAATTCATATTTTACCCTGGTGCCAAAAGTGATCTTGAAAAAAATGAGCTAAAGGAAAAAGCAAAATTTTCAATTAGAGAAATCCTAAATAACGCTAAAGATAGTTGTTATATTTGTGATCCCTATTTTTCTGAAATGGATATTATTGATTATGCTTTTCATATTAAAAATTCTAATGTACAAATTAATATTCTAAATAGTAAACAGTTTATCTCAAAAATAAAAGCTAAAAAAATAACGGAAATAATTAAAAATTACAACGACAAACCATTCACTGATATTGTAGTTCGTACTCTTAGAGGTGAAAGTATTATGCATGACAGATTTATTGTTGTTGACAAATATATTTGGTTTATTGGGAGCTCTTTTAATGAAATTGGAAATAGAGCGACTTGTATTGCAAAAATACCCAAAGCTTCTGGAACATTAATCATTAAAGAAATTGAAAAATGGTTTCATTCAGAGGAATATTCTCAGAATATAGTTGATTACGCAAATGAGCTGACTAATGAGTAA
- a CDS encoding DUF3987 domain-containing protein, producing MLDNENTDHNLFPIDAFPQLFKELTLELDKSLNYPIDYTASAILVATSAVMGTSVKVNVRPLWSEFASLYCCIVGKAGANKSHPISTIFDPLRRIDSINHKVFETQRKKFNEYESLTKTEKKNVPKVEEPMLKKLILTNCTPEALFKRLNENPRGCTIISDELPTFLDGINNYSKSDQQSNFLTTWSNKPTTIDRIGQPIPLFIETPFLSIIGGVQPRMLGRLFTSQKLDNGFYQRFLFAYPDNVHKQPINDNEMDENLFNDYTQFITDYIDNSNIIENKGILNTKILEWSDEAKDFWLGWNKNNCDLVNEHHDSIKGEILSKYDNHFIRLALILQIMENPKSNSIGLKAVEGAKKLCNYYINCSFKVLQIIQNPTTYLKSLTENKRNFYEALNNKFATADATKLCMSYNIGVRQTKEFLKDEILFKRLQHGFYEKKIVKTT from the coding sequence TTTCCTATTGATGCCTTTCCTCAACTTTTTAAAGAATTAACTCTTGAATTAGATAAATCATTAAATTATCCTATTGATTATACTGCATCTGCAATTCTCGTTGCTACTTCAGCAGTAATGGGAACGAGTGTCAAAGTTAACGTACGACCTTTATGGTCTGAATTTGCATCACTTTACTGTTGCATTGTCGGAAAGGCAGGAGCCAATAAATCACATCCAATAAGTACTATTTTTGATCCATTAAGGCGTATAGACAGCATTAACCATAAAGTTTTTGAAACTCAACGTAAAAAATTTAATGAATATGAAAGTCTTACAAAAACGGAAAAGAAAAATGTTCCAAAGGTAGAAGAACCGATGCTAAAGAAGCTTATTCTTACAAATTGCACTCCTGAGGCCTTATTTAAAAGATTGAACGAAAACCCTAGAGGTTGTACTATAATTAGTGATGAATTGCCAACTTTTTTAGATGGTATTAATAATTATTCTAAGAGCGATCAGCAAAGTAATTTTCTTACAACATGGAGTAATAAACCTACAACAATTGACAGAATTGGTCAACCAATCCCACTATTTATAGAAACTCCATTTTTATCTATTATTGGTGGGGTACAACCAAGAATGTTGGGAAGATTATTTACCTCACAAAAATTGGATAATGGATTTTATCAAAGATTTTTATTTGCTTATCCTGATAATGTTCATAAACAACCAATTAACGATAATGAGATGGATGAAAATTTATTTAATGACTACACTCAATTTATTACGGATTATATTGATAATTCAAATATTATTGAAAACAAAGGGATATTAAATACCAAAATATTGGAGTGGAGTGATGAAGCTAAAGACTTTTGGTTAGGATGGAATAAAAACAATTGCGATTTAGTAAATGAACATCACGATAGTATAAAAGGTGAAATATTGTCAAAATACGATAATCATTTTATACGTTTAGCTTTGATACTGCAAATAATGGAAAATCCTAAGAGTAACAGTATAGGATTGAAAGCAGTTGAAGGGGCAAAAAAATTATGTAATTATTATATTAATTGCTCTTTTAAAGTTCTTCAAATCATCCAAAACCCAACAACTTATTTGAAATCTTTGACAGAGAATAAAAGAAATTTTTATGAAGCTTTAAATAATAAGTTTGCTACTGCAGATGCCACTAAATTATGCATGTCATATAATATTGGGGTAAGACAAACTAAAGAATTCTTAAAAGACGAAATTTTATTTAAAAGACTTCAACATGGTTTTTATGAGAAAAAAATTGTAAAAACTACATAA